From Paenibacillus graminis, a single genomic window includes:
- a CDS encoding AarF/UbiB family protein: MACWSRFFFKGIFHADPHPGNVYILNDGTPALLDFGSVGRIGTLQQDALKRPLIGFEHRNTYVVMESLLLLVESRPDVDKEGLEQAVSQLLVQTAYDPAGGSEAFIQGLFRMIAEFEFSFYPNVAGAFRSLITLEGTLLQLNPSFSLMNEARRFVQEHSPEFMPAGGSADWKQTAADELLELLPVIRKLPRRLDNLTSMLEKGEVSIKVGFFADKTNASFITRWISQLLLAFIGTAFGGISIGLLYLGDRCSVTPVW; the protein is encoded by the coding sequence ATTGCGTGCTGGAGCAGATTTTTTTTCAAGGGCATTTTTCATGCCGATCCCCATCCGGGCAATGTCTACATCCTCAATGACGGGACGCCCGCACTGCTCGATTTCGGATCGGTTGGACGGATCGGCACACTGCAGCAGGATGCGCTTAAGCGGCCCTTGATCGGATTCGAGCACCGCAACACCTATGTCGTTATGGAATCGCTGCTGCTGCTGGTTGAGTCGCGGCCCGATGTAGACAAGGAAGGACTGGAGCAAGCGGTCAGCCAACTGCTGGTGCAGACGGCATATGATCCGGCGGGGGGCTCGGAGGCATTCATTCAAGGCCTGTTCCGGATGATCGCCGAATTTGAGTTTTCGTTCTATCCTAATGTGGCTGGCGCTTTCCGTTCACTGATTACGCTAGAAGGTACATTGCTGCAATTGAACCCCTCGTTCAGCCTGATGAATGAAGCCCGGAGGTTTGTGCAGGAGCATTCGCCGGAATTTATGCCGGCCGGAGGCTCCGCCGATTGGAAGCAAACGGCCGCGGACGAACTGTTGGAGCTGCTGCCTGTCATCCGCAAGCTGCCTCGGCGGCTGGACAATCTGACTTCCATGCTGGAGAAGGGTGAAGTTTCGATTAAGGTCGGTTTTTTTGCTGACAAAACCAATGCTTCGTTCATCACCCGTTGGATTTCTCAGCTATTGCTCGCCTTTATCGGAACTGCCTTCGGTGGGATTTCCATCGGTTTGCTGTACCTGGGGGACCGCTGTTCGGTTACACCGGTCTGGTGA
- a CDS encoding DMT family transporter has translation MSQATASSSGVRTAPLRSGFWLVVLGAALWGIDPLFRIILLKSLTSSQIVLLEHVVLFLAAAPVLWRHRAELKAVRLRQAAALLIVSWGGSAVATILFTQALASGDFNAVLLLQKLQPLFAIGLAAVILKERLPKNFGPLIVVALAGTYLLTFGWTIPFGHVNSFISVSSLMALGAAALWGGSTVMGRYLLGSMKYETVTSLRFILALPLLFVITSMEGAPWQSPGGMGASAAIGINLLLQALLPGLLSMLLYYKGLNTTKASYATLAELSFPMTGILINWIVYHQLVTLPQIVGFALIWTALFFISNQQSRQAVPAGLDLSQTNQRSA, from the coding sequence ATGAGTCAAGCTACTGCTTCATCTTCAGGAGTCCGCACAGCGCCGCTGCGCAGCGGATTCTGGCTGGTCGTCCTGGGCGCGGCGCTGTGGGGCATCGATCCGCTGTTCCGCATTATCCTGCTGAAATCATTGACCTCATCACAGATTGTGCTGCTGGAGCATGTCGTGCTCTTTCTGGCAGCCGCTCCTGTTCTCTGGCGCCACCGTGCCGAACTGAAGGCCGTCCGGCTGCGTCAGGCCGCAGCACTGCTGATTGTATCGTGGGGCGGCTCCGCCGTGGCTACGATTCTGTTCACCCAAGCTTTGGCAAGCGGAGACTTCAATGCAGTTCTTCTGCTGCAGAAGCTGCAGCCGCTGTTCGCCATTGGCCTGGCCGCTGTCATTTTGAAGGAACGCTTGCCTAAAAACTTCGGTCCGCTGATTGTTGTCGCTCTGGCGGGAACATACCTGCTGACCTTCGGTTGGACGATTCCCTTCGGACACGTGAACAGCTTCATCAGCGTCAGCAGTCTGATGGCGCTGGGAGCAGCCGCATTATGGGGCGGTTCTACGGTTATGGGACGATACCTGCTGGGATCCATGAAGTATGAGACGGTCACTTCACTGCGTTTCATCCTGGCGCTGCCACTGCTGTTCGTGATTACGAGCATGGAGGGGGCCCCTTGGCAGAGCCCTGGCGGCATGGGCGCATCTGCAGCGATTGGGATCAATCTGCTGCTGCAGGCACTGCTGCCTGGACTGCTCAGCATGCTGCTCTATTACAAAGGCCTCAACACCACCAAAGCCTCTTACGCAACGCTGGCCGAGCTCAGCTTTCCAATGACGGGCATCCTGATCAACTGGATTGTCTATCATCAGCTTGTTACCCTGCCGCAGATTGTCGGGTTTGCGCTGATCTGGACAGCATTGTTCTTCATCTCGAACCAGCAGAGCCGGCAGGCTGTGCCGGCTGGCTTGGATTTATCCCAAACGAATCAGCGCAGCGCCTGA
- a CDS encoding carboxylesterase/lipase family protein: MTATLVTTPYGKLQGTEEEGVKVWRGVPFAAPPVGKLRFRAPQPPQPWDSVREAFSFGPVSHQPVSTSSTRFGGLSPEYSEDCLYLNVWSPAEAGESLPVMVWIHGGTFVTGAGSQPMFDGARMARNGNVVLVTVNYRLGPFGFLHLSPFGGDFASNAGLLDQIAALEWVQGNIAAFGGDPQRVTVFGESAGSMSIAALLAMPAASGLFAGAIMESGAAQSLPPQQAQEIAAALLAELGLTPGSDPQLLDHLPAEQIMEAAARMTYKLSGEALSMFFQPVVEPATLPADPAEAVAGGAARGIPLLIGTNLHEGNLFFREERPGESFGQSLKSLELLMGIDDLAELADGYPKSWEGQAEFLTDLFFWGSSIAFAESQSAAAPVWMYRFDWTVEGHPLLEKAVHGAEILYVFGNLHLLKQYGLSVTPEMQRLSEVMQKTWTAFAHHGNPSIANLEWPQYRRDSRATLIFDRETRVVQDPDADKRRRLFSAQANWPKVFSAGASDSRG, translated from the coding sequence ATGACAGCAACACTGGTTACCACTCCATATGGAAAGCTGCAGGGTACAGAGGAGGAAGGCGTGAAGGTGTGGCGCGGGGTTCCTTTTGCCGCTCCGCCGGTCGGGAAGCTGCGGTTCCGTGCACCGCAGCCGCCGCAGCCGTGGGATTCCGTCAGAGAAGCCTTTTCGTTCGGTCCGGTCAGCCATCAGCCTGTGAGCACCAGCAGCACCCGGTTTGGCGGTTTATCTCCGGAATATTCTGAAGACTGTCTCTACCTGAATGTCTGGTCGCCTGCTGAAGCCGGGGAGAGCCTGCCGGTGATGGTCTGGATACACGGGGGGACCTTTGTGACCGGAGCTGGAAGCCAGCCGATGTTCGACGGTGCCCGCATGGCCCGTAACGGCAACGTCGTTCTGGTTACAGTGAATTACCGGCTGGGACCATTCGGATTTCTGCATCTGTCCCCGTTTGGCGGGGACTTTGCCTCCAATGCTGGCCTCCTGGACCAGATTGCTGCCTTGGAATGGGTACAGGGCAATATTGCCGCCTTCGGCGGGGATCCGCAGCGCGTTACCGTTTTTGGGGAATCCGCTGGCAGTATGAGCATCGCTGCACTGCTGGCGATGCCTGCTGCAAGCGGCCTGTTCGCAGGCGCGATCATGGAGAGCGGTGCCGCCCAGAGCCTGCCGCCGCAGCAGGCGCAAGAGATCGCCGCTGCGCTGCTCGCTGAGCTGGGGCTTACCCCAGGCAGCGATCCCCAGCTCCTGGACCACCTTCCGGCGGAGCAGATTATGGAAGCGGCGGCGCGGATGACCTATAAGCTGTCCGGTGAAGCGCTCAGCATGTTTTTTCAGCCGGTCGTGGAGCCTGCCACCTTGCCGGCCGATCCTGCTGAAGCTGTAGCGGGCGGAGCAGCGCGGGGGATTCCGCTGCTGATTGGCACCAACCTCCATGAAGGGAACCTGTTCTTCCGGGAAGAACGCCCCGGTGAAAGCTTCGGGCAGTCACTGAAATCGCTGGAGCTGCTGATGGGCATTGACGATCTGGCGGAGCTTGCCGACGGTTACCCGAAGTCCTGGGAGGGACAGGCTGAGTTCCTGACCGACCTTTTTTTCTGGGGCAGCTCGATTGCCTTCGCAGAGAGCCAGTCTGCGGCAGCACCTGTATGGATGTACCGCTTCGACTGGACGGTTGAAGGCCATCCGCTGCTGGAGAAGGCGGTTCACGGCGCTGAAATTCTGTACGTGTTCGGCAATCTGCATCTGCTGAAGCAATATGGCTTGTCGGTAACTCCAGAAATGCAAAGGCTGTCCGAGGTGATGCAGAAGACCTGGACGGCATTCGCGCATCATGGAAATCCTTCCATTGCCAATCTGGAATGGCCGCAGTACAGAAGGGACTCGCGTGCGACCCTTATTTTTGACAGGGAGACACGGGTAGTGCAGGACCCGGATGCAGACAAACGCCGGCGTCTGTTTTCTGCGCAGGCCAACTGGCCTAAGGTTTTTTCCGCCGGGGCCAGCGATTCACGGGGATGA
- a CDS encoding PstS family phosphate ABC transporter substrate-binding protein, whose amino-acid sequence MKRSFALNLLYTVLILIALAFAGFIGYFITALTLGLTFYAPLIVVVTCGLAAYFIMTVFQWLSPRTRNLGIAVFAGLCLLATAGYELNKAYVNSIAVVDDREVDLTQYKPFDALSKAAVLQHPASYHITDQLPRLDGATALYPLYSAFVQAVYPEDNYDPYEINDANILICSSTAFAYKRLIAGDSDIIFAAAPSSAQQKEAKRAGKELKLTPIGREAFVFFVNKRNPVSSLSTDQVKDIYSGKVKNWKQVGGKNERIRAFQRDQGSGSQTMLEKIMAGRTLMTPPQEDVMDLMSGIISQTSDYRNFKNALGFSFLFYASEMNANHHIKLLAIDGVQPDKESIRSGKYPMTAEFYAVTAGSVNPNVQPFLDWIQSDEGQELVEKTGYTSIK is encoded by the coding sequence GTGAAAAGATCCTTTGCTCTAAATCTGCTGTATACAGTCCTGATCCTAATTGCCCTTGCTTTCGCCGGATTTATCGGGTACTTCATCACTGCGCTAACGCTTGGACTGACCTTCTACGCACCGCTTATCGTCGTCGTCACCTGCGGGCTGGCCGCTTATTTCATCATGACCGTTTTCCAATGGCTCTCCCCCCGGACCCGGAACCTGGGCATTGCCGTCTTTGCCGGGCTTTGCCTGCTGGCAACCGCCGGATATGAGCTGAACAAGGCCTATGTCAATAGCATCGCTGTAGTCGATGACCGGGAGGTTGATCTTACTCAGTACAAGCCGTTTGATGCCCTCTCCAAGGCCGCCGTTCTGCAGCATCCCGCATCCTATCATATCACTGACCAGCTTCCGCGTCTGGATGGAGCAACTGCGCTTTATCCGCTCTATTCCGCTTTTGTACAGGCGGTGTACCCGGAAGACAATTACGATCCCTATGAAATTAATGATGCGAACATTCTCATATGCTCCTCTACCGCCTTTGCTTATAAACGGCTGATTGCCGGGGACAGTGATATTATCTTTGCCGCAGCTCCCTCTTCCGCCCAGCAGAAAGAGGCCAAGCGGGCGGGCAAAGAGCTGAAGCTTACGCCCATTGGACGCGAAGCGTTTGTCTTTTTTGTCAACAAGCGCAACCCGGTGTCTTCCCTGAGTACAGATCAGGTTAAAGACATTTATTCCGGCAAAGTGAAGAACTGGAAACAGGTTGGCGGCAAAAATGAACGCATCCGGGCCTTTCAGCGGGATCAGGGCAGCGGCAGCCAGACCATGCTCGAGAAAATCATGGCTGGCCGTACGCTGATGACACCCCCGCAGGAGGATGTGATGGATTTGATGAGCGGCATCATCAGCCAAACCTCCGACTACCGCAACTTCAAAAATGCGCTGGGCTTCAGCTTTTTGTTCTATGCCTCGGAGATGAATGCAAATCATCACATCAAGCTGCTGGCCATCGACGGTGTACAGCCTGACAAAGAGAGCATACGCAGTGGAAAGTATCCGATGACCGCCGAATTTTATGCCGTGACCGCAGGGAGTGTTAACCCGAATGTCCAGCCGTTTCTGGACTGGATCCAATCAGACGAAGGGCAGGAACTGGTAGAGAAGACGGGCTATACCTCAATAAAGTAG